AGCCCCGGATCGTCATACAACCCATAGATGCCGCCGATCCGAACCGCGATGTGAAACGTCACCGGCAGCCCAACCTCCTGCAAATGCTTGAACAGATTCTGCACCAGCGGGTCCAGAAACGCCACATTCGCCGTCACTTCCCCCAGTCCCTTGCAGCCGCGGTCCTTGTAGAAACTCAGGATATCACTCAACGGGGCATCCGGCGAATTCGTCATCGCCCGCGGGTCCACGTTGCAGAACGGAATGAACCGCCCGGGGAAATCCTTGACGACTTCCAGAACCTCCTCGTTCGACTGCGGCTCGTACGCGCACTCCGGCGACACCCCGGGCAGCAACACCGCCTGCTCGATCCCCAGCCGGTCGTACCGCTCTAAAAGCTGTTCCGGCGTCGCGTGTACCTGCTTGCCCCGACGAGGCGGGCCCGGAATCCGACGCGTGTGAACGT
The genomic region above belongs to Phycisphaerae bacterium and contains:
- a CDS encoding amidohydrolase family protein, with the protein product MFIDIHVHTRRIPGPPRRGKQVHATPEQLLERYDRLGIEQAVLLPGVSPECAYEPQSNEEVLEVVKDFPGRFIPFCNVDPRAMTNSPDAPLSDILSFYKDRGCKGLGEVTANVAFLDPLVQNLFKHLQEVGLPVTFHIAVRIGGIYGLYDDPGLPQLEQCLQRFPKLKFFGHSQAFWAEMGSLDKEEDRGGYPKYPVREEGAVPKLMRKYGNLHGDLSAGSGANALSRDPEYAVKFLNEFQDRLFFGTD